GACCGGGGTTTGGTCTGTTCGCGCGAATCTTGACGATTTTAACAGGCTTTTCGGTGATGACGGAGAGGGCTATGGCGGTCCTCAGTATCTGCCCCCCACCCTCGCCGTAGGAACCGTCTATCACTATCATCTCTCCCACCGTTAGGAGTTTCGATGGGAACGCTAAAAATTTTGCCGAAAGGCTTTTACTCGGTGAAGCCAACTCCAAGCGGTGTGAGTATGGACGAACTTGAGTTCTGCATCAAGAGCATGAGCTATCCCCTGGGCATGCCCATCGAGAACCTCCGGAGGGAGAGGGGCCCCGTTGCCACGATTTCGGGAGATACACTGGTTGTACCGGAAGCTCCTCTGGCGGTCGGGTGTTACCTCACTGCGCTGGTCGTCTTCGCAAGTCTCGACGTGGTGGACAGGAAACGCCTGAGTGACGATTACCAGAGGTTCGAAGAGTTCAGGCTGAAGATTCTGGGCTCAGAGCTGGGGAACGTCGTTGGGGACTACCTCAGAGAACCCTGGGAGTACATCCGGGTGGAGACCTCAACGGCCATAGACTGGCTGGAGTTCGAGAGGCGGGAAGAGAAGGTACGACCGTACCTCAAAAGAATCGTGGAGCTCAGGGAGAGAACTTCAGACCGCTCCGAGTTTCTGGCCAAGGCGGACTTTTTGAGTGAGCTGAGCGTTGAGGATGCTTTGCTCTTAAGCTACCTGTCCGGGGAAGCCGGGCTCAGGGAGCTTGTAAACGCCGCCCTCGGCAAGCACAACAGAGATTTCCGCGGGATGGTCGTTCGCTACTTCAAGGCCCTCCGAGGTTGAGCCTCACAGCGAGGGAAAGGGCCTCCTCAGGAGAAAGCCGCTTCCGTGCCATGAGGGCCCTGACCAGCCTGGCCAGGGCATCAACGTTTCTCAGATTCAGCCTCTCAGGAGGATAGTCAAGGAAACGCTCCGGCTCAACCCTGAAGCCCAGTCTCTCCGATAGCTCTGCCGCGAACTCCTCGACGGTGAGGGGCGGAAGGCGGACGATGGCGGGAAAATCCAAGGAGGAATACTTCCCTGCGTCCTTCGTTTCCACAACAATTGGAAAATCCCTCTCCTTTTCAAGCAGTTCGTAGACTTCCTTAAGCGGCGGCTCCCTTAGAAGAACCGTGTCTGGAGGGAGGACTTCTCCCAGCTCGGTTCCCCTCAGATTCTCGACGAGAACGTCAACGCCGAGCGAGAACACATCCAGTGGCTCGAACTCGGGAACGGGCTCTTCCTTCACATCCTCCCCCTTTTCGAAGGTTATGCGCTGATAGAGAGCCTCACTGACGAGCGTGAACTGGTAGATCCTCTCAACGCCCTCCAGGTAGAGAACCCCGTTGGAGAGTAGCCTGAGGCCGAGCCGGGCGAGGGAGGCGCTGAGCGAGGCCTCACTCTTCGTTGTTATCGCCTTCCTCTCCCCGACTTCCTCGCTCCCCCTGCTGACGAGACGGTAGTCGCCGGGGAAGAGGCCCTTGGCACTGAAGAACTCCTCAAGGGTCTGCTTTGCCTTCTCCTCGCTGACCGCGTAGACCTTGATGAATTCCACGTTTTCACCGCGGTCAACCCCTATCAGCACGACCGCGTCGTGCCTTTCCTTCGGAATCAGTATGTCCTCCATACCCATCGCCGGTTCGTTTCTGCTGATTTGATGACCAAAAATCGAGAGCGCGGGAAGTTGGGAGGCCTTCAGAGACCCTCTTTAGAGACGCTCGTTAGAGACACTCTTTAGAGACTCATTGCCCCCAGGAGCTCTCCGGTGTCGAGGTTGACTATCTGCACCTCCCTCTTCCTGGTGTCGAGCAGGGCGACGCTCTTCACTCCTGTAACGTAACCGCAGACCTCGCCGGGGTTGACGAGTATGGTCCTGCCCTCCTCGCGTATCTCGTAGCGGTGGGTGTGGCCGACTATGACAACGTCGTATAGCTTGCTCCTGGCAAGCGCACGGACGATGCGCTCGTCGGTGCCGTGGGTTACGGCTATCTTCATGCCGTCGGCCTCGATTTCCAGTATCTCGTCGTAGATGCCCAGCGCCTCGTAGAGGCCTTTCCTTTCGCCGTCGTTGTTGCCGAAAACACCCTTAAGGGGCGCCTTGAGCTTCTTGAGTTCCCTAGCAACGAATGGGGCAACGTAATCACCCGCATGAATGACCAGCTCAACGTTCCTCTCGTTGAACAGCTCGACCGCCTTTGCAATGGCGGGCAGGTTATCGTGGGTATCGCTCATTATCCCTATCAGCATGCCCTCACCCATGAGGATTACACCCTCAAGGCTTATAGGATTAACCGTGAAAATATGTGAAAACTCCCAGATTTTTTCATAGAAAATCCGGGCAAAAAACAATAGCAAAATTAATAGGTCTTTGGGAGGATGGGTATATTCGAGAGGGTGATGTCATGTTCACCGGTAGAGCCGTCATAGCGGTTAAAATCCTCCGTCCTCTGGGAGACTGGAGCGCCGGCGACGTCGTTCTCCTTGAGGACTGGAAGGCGAAGGAACTCTGGGAGGCCAAGATAGTCGAGGTTATCGATGAGACCGACAAGGTCATAGGAGAGATAGACCGCGCGATAGCGGAGGAGCGTGAGAACGAGCCCCTGATGCCCCTGCCTGCCGGACTGTACGAGAGGGCCGAGTTCTACATGTATTACCTGGAGAACTACGTGAGGATGAACGCCGGAGAGGGGATAGAGACAATAAACGTCAAACTGACCAAGCTCGCAAACCTGAAGAAGAAGCTGGAGCACCTGAAGACGATACGCTTCAACAAAATCCTGAAGGCGGTTATGCTGAGGCCCAACAGCCTGGAACTCCTCTCACGGCTCTCGCCGGAGGAGAGGAGGATATACCTCCAGCTTTCCAGAATCAGAAACGAGTGGCTGGGTGAGGAGTGATGGACAGGGAGGACATGATAGAAAGGTACGCACGCTTTCTGAGGGAGTACGTGGACGACAGCGGAAACGAGGTCTACCTGAACAAGCTCAAGGATTTGCTCACGGTTACCCCAAAGCGCTCACTGGCGATAGACTGGACGCATCTCAACTCCTTCGATCCGGAGCTTGCTGGAGAGCTCCTTGAAAACCCCGAGGAGAGCATACTCGCCGCGGAGGATGCCATTCAAATAGTTCTCCGCGAGCCGCCCCTTCTCAAGGAGGAGGAGTTCAAGGTTCACGCGAGGTTCTACAACCTTCCAAGGACTCTCCTCGTCAAGGAACTCGGGAGCGAGCACATAAACAGGCTCATTCAGGTGGAGGGTATAATCACGCGCGTGAGCGAGGTGAAGCCCTTCGTCGAGAAAGCCGTCTTCGTCTGCAAGGACTGCGGCAACGAAATGGTTCGCCTCCAGAGGCCCTACGAGAACATAGTCAAGCCGAGCAAGTGCGATGCCTGCGGTTCCAGAAACGTCGATCTCGACGTCGAGAAGAGCCGCTTCATAAACTTCCAGAGCTTCCGCCTCCAGGACAGGCCCGAGAGCCTCAAAGGCGGCCAGATGCCGCGCTTCGTTGATGCGATACTCCTCGACGACCTGGTGGATACCGCCCTGCCGGGCGATAGAATCCTCGCCACCGGAATCCTCAGGGTCATTCTGGAGCAGAAGGACAAGAGGCCGATATTCAAGAAGGTTCTGGAGGTAAACCACATAGAGCAGCTCAGTAAGGAGATTGAGGAGCTGGAGATTTCACCGGAGGACGAGCAGAAGATACGCGAGCTGGCCAAGAGGAAGGACATCGTCGATGCCATCGTTGACTCCATAGCTCCCGCCATATGGGGCCACAAGACGGTTAAGAAGGGCATAGCCCTGGCACTCTTCGGCGGTGTACAGAGAACTCTCCCGGACGGAACGAAGCTTCGCGGTGAGAGCCACGTTCTGCTCGTTGGAGATCCTGGAGTGGCCAAATCCCAAATTCTCCGCTACGTTGCCAACCTGGCGCCGAGAGCGATTTACACGAGCGGTAAGAGCTCAAGTGCAGCCGGTTTGACGGCCGCAGCGGTTCGCGACGAGTTCACCGGTTCGTGGGTTCTTGAGGCCGGTGTTCTTGTCTTAGCGGACGGTGGATTCGCGTTAATCGACGAGTTCGACAAGATGAGCGACAGGGACAGGAGCGCGATACACGAGGCACTCGAGCAGCAGACCATCAGCATCTCCAAGGCGGGCATAACCGCAACCCTGAACGCGAGGACGACGGTTATAGCGGCAGCTAATCCGAAATACGGCCGTTTCAACCGCCACAAGTCCCTCCCGGAGCAGCTCGACCTTCCACCGACCCTGCTCAGCCGTTTCGACCTCATCTTCCTGCTCCTCGACGAACCGGACGAGAAGGTCGACTCATCGATAGCCGAGCACATCCTCAAGGTGCGCCGCGGCGAGGCGGAAGCCGTTACGCCCAAGATACCCTACGAGCTGCTCAAGAAGTACATAGCCTACGCGAGAAAGAACGTCCATCCCGTTCTGAGCAGGGAGGCGATGGAGGAGATAAAGCGCTACTACGTCAGGATGAGGAAGGGCTTTAAGAGACCGGGCGAGGACGACGGCGTGCAGCCGATTCCCATAACCGCGAGGCAGCTCGAGGCCCTGATAAGGCTCAGCGAGGCCCACGCCAGGATGCGCCTCAGTGAAACCGTCACCAGGGAGGACGCGAGGGCGGCGATAGCGATAATCGAGGACATGATAAGGAAGATAGCAGTTGACGAGGAGGGGACGCTGGACGTCTCGATACTGGAAGTCGGCAAGAGCTCCAAGAAGATAAACAAGATCGACAGGATGGTTGACATCATAAAGAGCCTAGAGAGCGAGGGAGAGTTCGGAGCCCCGGAGGACAGGATACTCGAGGCGGCAAAGCAGGCCGGTCTCGGCTCGGAGAACGAGATAAAGAAGCTCATCAACGACCTCAAGCGCGACGCCAGGATATACGAGCCACGCGCGGGCTTCTACCGCGTGCTCTGATTCCCACCCTTTTCCCCACGCCAAAAGGTTATAAACGTCTCCCGGTAGTTAAGATGGAGGTGAGGAAAGTGAGCGAGAAGAAGGTTGACTTTTACGATTTCGAGGGTCTGCTCGATAAGGCTTACGAGGAGCTTCCCGAGAACGTCAAGCATCACACTTCCCGTTTCGAGGTTCCGGCCGCGGTCGTCACGATAGCTGGAAACAGAACTATAATCGAGAACTTCGTGGACATAGCCGAGGCTATGAACCGCGACCCGAACCACCTGCTCAAGTTCATTCTGCGCGAGGTGGCAACGGCTGGAACGCTTGAGGGAAGGCGCGTCGTCCTGCAGGGACGCTTCACACCGTACCTGATAGGCAACAAGATGAAGAAGTACCTCAAGGACTACGTCATCTGTCCGGTCTGTGGAAGTCCGGATACGAAGATTATCAAGCGCGGACGCTTCCACTTCCTCAAGTGTGAGGCCTGCGGTGCCGAAACGCCTATTCAGCACCTTTGAATTCCCTTTTCTTTTCAGGGTTTGACGGTCGATAAAAACTCTTTTAAACTTTACAAACTACAAGTAGGCGACACTCTCAGCAGTCAGGGGGAGTTCTCATGAGCATGGAAGAGAAGGTTAACGACCTGTATGAGAGAAAAAGGAAGATTCTTGAGATGGGCGGCGAAAAGGCCGTCGAAAAACAGCACGCTAAGGGGAAGCTAACCGCACGCGAGAGGATTGAGAAGCTCCTCGACCCCGGAAGCTTCGTTGAAATAGGCGCGTTCGTCAGGCACCGCGGAACCGAGTTCGGCATGGACAAGAAGGAACTGCCCGCGGACGGTGTCATCACCGGCTACGGTACCATCGATGGAAGGCTCGTCTTCGTTTTTGCCCAGGATTTCACCGTCATGGGCGGTTCCCTCGGTGAGATGCACGCGGCCAAGATAAAGCGCGTAATGGAGCTGGCACTCGAGGCTGGAGCGCCTGTGATAGGCCTCAACGACTCCGGCGGTGCCAGAATCCAGGAGGGTGTTGACTCGCTCAAGGGCTACGGCGAGATTTTCAAGATGAACACCATTCTCAGCGGTGTCGTTCCGCAGATAACCGCGATAATGGGGCCCTGCGCTGGCGGAGCCGTCTACAGCCCGGCGATAGGAGACTTCATCCTCATGGTGGACAACCCGGCGAGCTTCATGTTCATCACCGGCCCGCAGGTCGTCAAGGCCGTGACTGGTGTGGAGGTCACGCCGACCCAGCTCGGTGGAGCCATGGTCCACGCCCAGCGCGCCGGACAGGCCCACCTGGTCGGTAAGAGCGATGAGGAGGTTCTGGCGCTCATAAGGCGCCTCGTGAGCTACCTGCCCTCCAACAACATGGAGAAGCCGCCGCGCGTCAAGACGAGCGATTTGCCCTTCAGGAAGACCGAGAGCCTCTACTCCATAGTCCCGGACGACCCGAACAAGGGCTACGACGTGAGGGGGGTCATCTACGAGATAGTTGACAGGGACGAGAACGGCAACCCGGACTTCCTTGAAATCCTTCCCTACTTCGCCCCGAACGCGGTCGTTGGATTCGGAAGGATGAACGGCCAGACCGTCGGTATAGTCGCCAACAACCCGATACACTTCGCCGGCGTTCTCGACATAGACAGCTCCGACAAGATTGCCAGGTTTGTTAGAACCTGCGACGCCTTCAACATCCCGATAGTCACCCTCGTTGACGTTCCGGGCTACCTCCCGGGAACCCAGCAGGAGTACGGTGGAATCATAAGGCACGGTGCAAAGGTCCTCTACGCCTACTCCGAGGCAACCGTTCCGCTGGTCACGATAATCCTCAGGAAGGCCTACGGCGGTGCCTACCTCGCCATGGGAAGCAAGCACCTTGGAGCTGACTTCGTCTTCGCCTGGCCCACCGCAGAGATAGCGGTCATGGGCCCGGAGGGAGCCGCCAACATCATCTTCAGAAAGGAGATAGCTCAAGCCGAGAACCCGGAGGAGGTTCGCCAGCAGAAGATACAGGAGTACAGGGAGCGCTTCGCCAACCCGTACGTTGCAGCGGCGAGGGGCTACATAGACGACGTCATCGACCCGGCCGAGACGAGGGCAAAGATAGTCTTAGCCCTCGAGGCCATGGAGAGCAAGCGCGTTAAGCTGCCGCCGAAGAAGCACGGCAACATACCGCTGTGAGGTGTTAGCATGGTCGTGATGAGCGAGTTCATGGAGGGCCTGAACCTGACGGTGCTGGGTGTCACAATAGTCTTCATGGTGCTCAGCATCCTGGCGGTCGTTCTCTACGCGGTTGGCTGGACCGAGAGAAGGCTGGTGGAGCGGGAAAAGCCAGCCCCCGCTCCGGTTCCACCCTCAGAGGTCGAGGCCAAGGAGGAAAAGCCGGCCATACCCCCGAGGGACCTCGCGGTCATAACGGCCGCGGTTCTCGCGTACACCGCCGAGAAGGCTTCACAGCTCAGGCCGCTGCCGTTCAAGAGGAAAGTTTCAGACGCCTGGCGCCTCTACGGCGTCCAGTCGAGCATGGAGGAAGTTGAGGACTTCAACTACGAACTTGGGAAGTGGTGAAGATGGCGAAGGTCAAGGTCATCGTGGATGGTGTTGAGTACGAGGTTGAGGTTGAGGAGCTTGGAATGGGCCGCTTTAAGGTTGCCTTTGAGGACAAGGAGTACACCGTTGAGGCGAAGGGTCTGGGAATAGATATGAGCGCCCTGAGCGCCAGTGCTGCCCCTGCAGCTGCTGTTCCTTCGCCTGCGCCCGTTGCTGCTCCGGCTCCAGCCCCGGTTGCTCCGGCGGCGCCAACTCCCGCCCCGGCCGGGGAGGGTGCAGTCACCGCCCCAATGCCGGGAAAGATTCTGAGAATCCTCGTCAAAGAAGGCGATGAAGTCAAAACCGGCCAAGGACTCCTAATCCTCGAAGCAATGAAAATGGAGAATGAGATTCCAGCACCAAAGGATGGAGTAGTGAAGAAAATCCTCGTAAAAGAAGGCGACACCGTCGACACCGGACAAACACTAATAGAACTAGGGTGAAGGGCCATGGTTGGACTCGTGGAATCGATAATAACGTTCTTCCAGGGCATGGGACTGATGAACCTCACGGCGGGCAACGTGATAATGATAATAGTCGGCCTCACGCTGGTGTACCTGGCCATAAGATACGAGATGGAGCCGCTCCTGCTGCTCCCGATAGGTATCAGCGCGGTGCTGGTGAACATACCCCTCGGCCACCTGGCCAACTGGCCCATAGCCCCGAACCTTCCGGAGCATATAGCGGACAACATATTCGCAACTCTCAGCTACCTCAACCAGCAGTACGGCCCGCCCGGAATCTTTGATATCATCTATTACACCCTTATAAGGACGGAAATCGTCCCGCTCCTGATATTCTTCGGTCTGGGAGCGATGACGGACTTCGGTCCGATGATAGCCGACCCGAAGACGGCACTCATGGGTGCGGCGGCGCAGATAGGTGTGTTCATAGCGATGCTCACCGCCCTGGCGCTCGGCTTCAACCTCCACCAGGCGGCAAGCATAGGCATCATAGGCGGCGCCGACGGGCCGACGACGATATACCTTACCACGAAGCTTGCACCGGAGATACTCGGAGCTACGGCGGTAGCTGCCTACAGCTACATGAGTCTGGTCCCGCTGATTCAGCCACCGATCATAAGGGCCCTCACGAGCAAGGAGGAGAGGCGCATAAGGATGGAGCAGCTCAGGCCCGTGTCCAAGAGGGAGAAGATAATCTTCCCGATAATCAGCATGATCGTCATCGGCCTTCTCGTTCCCAGTGCCGCTCCGCTCGTTGGAATGCTCATGATAGGCAACCTGTTCAGGGAGAGCGGCGTCGTCGAGAGGCTCAGCAAAGCTGCCCAGGAGGAGCTGATGAACATCGTCACCATATTCCTCGGCCTGGGCGTCGGTTCGACTATGAGGGCCGACAGCTTCCTCACAGCCCAGACACTGATGATCCTTGGCCTCGGAGTGGTCGCCTTCGCCAGCGCCACCGCCGGCGGCGTGCTCTTCGGAAAGCTCATGATGAAGCTCTCCGGAGGAAGAATAAACCCGATGATAGGCGCCGCGGGAGTTTCGGCGGTCCCGATGTCGGCGCGCGTCGTTCAGAGGATGGCCAGCGAAGAGGACCCAGGAAACTTCATCCTCATGCACGCGATGGGTCCGAACGTTGCCGGAGTCATAGGGACTGCTGTGGCCGCTGGAGTTTTCCTGGCGGTTCTCGGGTGACTTCCCACCTTTTTGTCAATTTTTGAATGAAAAGCTTAAAATAGGAGAAGAGCGCTTTAGGTTAAAGCGGTGGTGAAGGAAATGCGTGTGAAGACTTTAATGACTCCAGACCCAGTGGTGATAGAGCTTCCGGCAACGAGGGAGTACGCCCTCAGCCTCTTCAGGAAGCACAAAGTAAGGTCATTCCCCGTCATCAACAAGAACACGAAGGCCCTCGTCGGAATAATAAGCATAAAGCGTGTTCTGCTCCACCCCGATGAGGAGCAGCTCGCGATGCTCGTTAAGAGGGACGTTCCCACCGTCAAACCAAACGATGACCTGAAGAAGGCCGTTAGGGCCATGCTCGAGATGGATTACAGGCGCGTGGTTGTGGTTGACGATGAGAACAAGGTTCTGGGAATTCTCACGGTTGGGGATATCGTGAGGCGCTACCTGGCGAAGAACGAGAAGCTGAAGAACGTTAGCATCGAGAGGTACTACCAGAAAAACGTCGGCGTCGTCTGGCACGGGACGCCTCTCAAAGCCGCCCTCAAGGCGCTCCTCCTATGCAACGCGATGGCAATCCCAGTCATCGACGACGAGGGCAACCTCGTGGGCATGGTTGACGAGACAGACCTCCTGAAGGACAGCGAGGTCATAAGGGTCATGAAGCAGACGGCACTGGCCGCCTCCAGCGAGGAGGACTGGATACTCGAAAGCAACCCGACGCTCCTCTTCGAGAAGGCCGAGCTCCAGCTCCCCAAGAAGCCCGTCTCAGAGATAATGAACCGCGAGCTCGTCGTTGCAACGCCCCACATGAGCATCTACGACGTCGCCCAGAAGATGGTTCAGTACCACATCGAGCAGCTGCCCGTCATCAAGGGAGAGGGAGAGCTCGTCGGCATCGTCAGGGACATGGACATCATAAAGGTCATCCTCAACAAATGAGCCCGCAAGGGCTTAAGGTATTCCCCTTTTCTTACGGGTGATGTTCGTGAGGGAGGTAAGGCTGTCTCTCTTCGGTTTTGGAAACGTCGGCAGGGCCCTCGCGCGGGTTCTGGTTGGGAAGGGTTCCATCTTCCGCGAGAGGTACGGTCTGGAGTTCAAGGTCGTGAGCATAGCTGACACCAGCGCCGTCGTCTGGCTTCCCGAGGGGATAGACCTCAGGGAGGCGCTCATGGTAAAGGAGAACTTTGGAATGCTTTCCTCATGGACGAACGAGTACGAGGTTTACAGTTTCACACCCGAGGAAGCGGTCAGGGAAATCGACGCGGATGTCGTTATAGATGTCACCAACGACAAAAACGCCCACACCTGGCACCTGGCGGCGCTGAGGGACGGGAAAGCCGTCGCCACGAGCAACAAACCGCCCCTGGCGTTCCACTACGCCGAGCTGATGAGGGAGGCGGAAAGGAGGGACCTCCCATACCTCTTCGAGGCCACCGTGATGGCGGGAACACCGATAATAACCCTCCTCCGCGAGGGGCTGAAGGGCGACACGGTGGAGATGATCGAGGCGGTTCTAAACGCCACCACGACCTTCATCCTGAGCCGGATGGAGTCCGGGCTGGATTTTGAGGGGGCACTCAAGGAAGCCCAGGCTCTCGGGATAGCCGAGCGCGACCCTAGCGGGGATGTACTGGGTATAGACGCCGGATACAAGGCAACGATACTCCACTGCCTGGCCTTCCACCCAGTGACATTCAACGACGCTCATGTTAAGGGCATAGTGGAGGTAACCCCAGAGGACGTGAAGAGGGCCAGGGAGCGCGGAAGGACCCTGAGGCTGGTAGCGATGGTGGAGGATGGAAATGTCAGGGTGGAGCCCAGGGAGGTGCCCCTCGACGGTCCCCTCGCCGTTGAAAGCCACGAGAACGCCGCGGTTATAAAGACAGACCTGCTCGGTGAGCTGGTCATCAAAGGGGCAGGGGCGGGGCTGAAGGAGACGGCGAGCGGCGTGGTGAGCGACATCATAAAGGCGGCACTGAAGGTTTAGGGGAGCTTCCCTACCTCTCTCCCTCTGAGGATCACTGCCACCCCGTCGATTCTCCTATCCAGTGCCAGCTCACCAACCTTGACGTAATCAGAGACTTTCCCACTCCACAGGGGCGAACCATCCTTCAGAACCCTCACCTCATAGACGGAGCCCTTCTTTTTAGCAGAGAGCCTGTATTCACCGTTATCTAATATAACGAGGTATCTCTCCACCGAAAGGGAGAGTAGTCCAAAGCCCAACGTTAACAAGAAGGTTCCAAGAAAGTCTATTCTCATTAAATACGCCACGATTGAGGAGCAGAACAGAACGACAAGAAGGAATGCGTAGCCCTTCCGAATGCCAGTCAGTCTCCTGACCTCCACTAACTCCACCAAGGAGTAAATCCTGCTCAAACCTTTTAAGCTTTCCTCCCAAGAACCTGTGGTGAAACCATGGAGCACGTGATAGCGCTCCACCAGGTCTACGCGGAGCTGATATTCCGCGGACTGAAAACGGTAGAGCTTAGAAAGGCCAGGGCGTTCAGCGAGGGAGACACCGTTTTCCTCTACGTGGCGAGGGGGAACCCCTACGAGCTGAGGGACACGCTGAGAAGGCTCGGCCTCCACGAGGAGCAGACGCTGACGCAGAGGGGAACGATAGCCGGCGGCTTCGAGGTGGGTGAGGTAATAAAGGCCGACCCCGATACGCTCTGGGAGATGACAAAGGAAACCAGCGGTTTGGCCCTGGTTCACGGGGAGAACGGGAAGCGCTGGCTGGGCGAGTATATCAGGGAGTACGGTTACGCATTCACGATAGAGAGGCCGTTCCTCTTCAAGGAGCCCATGAGCAGGGAGGAGATGAGGGAGCGCTACGGAGTTCACGTCGAGGGCATAATCCATCTCTCGAGAAAAACTAGAAAGCCCTGGGTGAGGGCTCTAATAGAGGACCTCCTGGCGCGGGAGGCCGTGTATCTCTAATCATCTTTTTCCTCGCCTTCTTCCGGCTCAACGATTACGTAGGGGCCGAGACTGAGGCTCTCGATTTCCTCCTGCGTCAAAAGCCGGCTCTTCACTTTCTCGCCGATGAGGGCGCTGTTGCCGAGGGGGTCCATAATCCTCACGGTGAGCGGTTTTTTGCCCTCCTTGACCTCCTCGATGTACTGGAGTATTTCGTCGGCCTTTTTGGCGGCCTCCTCGTCGCCCTCGCCCTGCCGGAAGTGCTTGGCCATTACCAGCGTTTCTCTAACGCGTTCAAGGATTCCCTCGACGTTGGTGACGAAGCCCTCCGCAGCTGGCCCAGGCTCTATCTTGACGCCGATTTCCTCCAGCTCTATCGTTCCACTCTTACTCCTCACGACGCGGGTGAAGAGGTCCTTTTCCTCCTCAACCTTTACGCTGTAGAGCTTCGGAGGCCTGTCCTCCAGTATCATGACGTCGGCGTTTCTGTAGCCGCACTTCTCGCAGATTATCGTGCTCTCCATGACCTTCCCGAAGTAAGGAATGTCGTGAACGTACTGAAGGGCCTTGAGCGTGCCCTTACCGCCGCATATTGGACAGTCTCCCAGCCGGATTTCCTGAATCTCTCCTTCCCTCTCGGTCATCTCTCACCACCGAAGAATAGACTCAATTAACCCTTTATAAAATCGTAGGATAGAAAAAGAAAGCCGTCACTTGGTT
The Thermococcus radiotolerans genome window above contains:
- a CDS encoding OadG family protein, whose product is MSEFMEGLNLTVLGVTIVFMVLSILAVVLYAVGWTERRLVEREKPAPAPVPPSEVEAKEEKPAIPPRDLAVITAAVLAYTAEKASQLRPLPFKRKVSDAWRLYGVQSSMEEVEDFNYELGKW
- a CDS encoding CBS domain-containing protein — translated: MRVKTLMTPDPVVIELPATREYALSLFRKHKVRSFPVINKNTKALVGIISIKRVLLHPDEEQLAMLVKRDVPTVKPNDDLKKAVRAMLEMDYRRVVVVDDENKVLGILTVGDIVRRYLAKNEKLKNVSIERYYQKNVGVVWHGTPLKAALKALLLCNAMAIPVIDDEGNLVGMVDETDLLKDSEVIRVMKQTALAASSEEDWILESNPTLLFEKAELQLPKKPVSEIMNRELVVATPHMSIYDVAQKMVQYHIEQLPVIKGEGELVGIVRDMDIIKVILNK
- the mcm gene encoding minichromosome maintenance protein MCM produces the protein MDREDMIERYARFLREYVDDSGNEVYLNKLKDLLTVTPKRSLAIDWTHLNSFDPELAGELLENPEESILAAEDAIQIVLREPPLLKEEEFKVHARFYNLPRTLLVKELGSEHINRLIQVEGIITRVSEVKPFVEKAVFVCKDCGNEMVRLQRPYENIVKPSKCDACGSRNVDLDVEKSRFINFQSFRLQDRPESLKGGQMPRFVDAILLDDLVDTALPGDRILATGILRVILEQKDKRPIFKKVLEVNHIEQLSKEIEELEISPEDEQKIRELAKRKDIVDAIVDSIAPAIWGHKTVKKGIALALFGGVQRTLPDGTKLRGESHVLLVGDPGVAKSQILRYVANLAPRAIYTSGKSSSAAGLTAAAVRDEFTGSWVLEAGVLVLADGGFALIDEFDKMSDRDRSAIHEALEQQTISISKAGITATLNARTTVIAAANPKYGRFNRHKSLPEQLDLPPTLLSRFDLIFLLLDEPDEKVDSSIAEHILKVRRGEAEAVTPKIPYELLKKYIAYARKNVHPVLSREAMEEIKRYYVRMRKGFKRPGEDDGVQPIPITARQLEALIRLSEAHARMRLSETVTREDARAAIAIIEDMIRKIAVDEEGTLDVSILEVGKSSKKINKIDRMVDIIKSLESEGEFGAPEDRILEAAKQAGLGSENEIKKLINDLKRDARIYEPRAGFYRVL
- a CDS encoding translation initiation factor IF-2 subunit beta; the protein is MEVRKVSEKKVDFYDFEGLLDKAYEELPENVKHHTSRFEVPAAVVTIAGNRTIIENFVDIAEAMNRDPNHLLKFILREVATAGTLEGRRVVLQGRFTPYLIGNKMKKYLKDYVICPVCGSPDTKIIKRGRFHFLKCEACGAETPIQHL
- a CDS encoding carboxyl transferase domain-containing protein translates to MSMEEKVNDLYERKRKILEMGGEKAVEKQHAKGKLTARERIEKLLDPGSFVEIGAFVRHRGTEFGMDKKELPADGVITGYGTIDGRLVFVFAQDFTVMGGSLGEMHAAKIKRVMELALEAGAPVIGLNDSGGARIQEGVDSLKGYGEIFKMNTILSGVVPQITAIMGPCAGGAVYSPAIGDFILMVDNPASFMFITGPQVVKAVTGVEVTPTQLGGAMVHAQRAGQAHLVGKSDEEVLALIRRLVSYLPSNNMEKPPRVKTSDLPFRKTESLYSIVPDDPNKGYDVRGVIYEIVDRDENGNPDFLEILPYFAPNAVVGFGRMNGQTVGIVANNPIHFAGVLDIDSSDKIARFVRTCDAFNIPIVTLVDVPGYLPGTQQEYGGIIRHGAKVLYAYSEATVPLVTIILRKAYGGAYLAMGSKHLGADFVFAWPTAEIAVMGPEGAANIIFRKEIAQAENPEEVRQQKIQEYRERFANPYVAAARGYIDDVIDPAETRAKIVLALEAMESKRVKLPPKKHGNIPL
- a CDS encoding metallophosphoesterase is translated as MLIGIMSDTHDNLPAIAKAVELFNERNVELVIHAGDYVAPFVARELKKLKAPLKGVFGNNDGERKGLYEALGIYDEILEIEADGMKIAVTHGTDERIVRALARSKLYDVVIVGHTHRYEIREEGRTILVNPGEVCGYVTGVKSVALLDTRKREVQIVNLDTGELLGAMSL
- a CDS encoding sodium ion-translocating decarboxylase subunit beta; the encoded protein is MVGLVESIITFFQGMGLMNLTAGNVIMIIVGLTLVYLAIRYEMEPLLLLPIGISAVLVNIPLGHLANWPIAPNLPEHIADNIFATLSYLNQQYGPPGIFDIIYYTLIRTEIVPLLIFFGLGAMTDFGPMIADPKTALMGAAAQIGVFIAMLTALALGFNLHQAASIGIIGGADGPTTIYLTTKLAPEILGATAVAAYSYMSLVPLIQPPIIRALTSKEERRIRMEQLRPVSKREKIIFPIISMIVIGLLVPSAAPLVGMLMIGNLFRESGVVERLSKAAQEELMNIVTIFLGLGVGSTMRADSFLTAQTLMILGLGVVAFASATAGGVLFGKLMMKLSGGRINPMIGAAGVSAVPMSARVVQRMASEEDPGNFILMHAMGPNVAGVIGTAVAAGVFLAVLG
- a CDS encoding acetyl-CoA carboxylase biotin carboxyl carrier protein subunit; this encodes MAKVKVIVDGVEYEVEVEELGMGRFKVAFEDKEYTVEAKGLGIDMSALSASAAPAAAVPSPAPVAAPAPAPVAPAAPTPAPAGEGAVTAPMPGKILRILVKEGDEVKTGQGLLILEAMKMENEIPAPKDGVVKKILVKEGDTVDTGQTLIELG